The segment TTATTGATTTTTACTGCAATACTAATCATATATAGAGGAAACCCCCtttaaaaaaatacagaaaatcATAAAAGCTGGTTATACGAATGGAGAGAATATACAAACATGGACTGAGACAGCATGatcataccaaaaaaaaagaaagaaagaaaagattcTGTATCTTTTTGATAGAGAGAGTAATAATGGAGGAAATGGGTACAGGTAAGAAAGAGTAAACACCACTTTGATTGCCAACTTGCTTTCACCTCTTTGTGTCTTACACAGCTGCCCCAACGTGCAATCATTTATATATGTCTATATGTAtctaattatacatatattacaaTGTAATGCTTGTGTATAAAATACACCAAGAGCCTGTCCTACCCATGTGCAtttgttgttttctttattCATTACACTTTAtactcttctttattttttttgtttaattacgTATATTTAGGGTAACTCTAAAACAACCCAACATGTAATCAACAGTTTCACATGTTGATCCCACCATAAACTCAAAAGTTTAAGATCTGTTTTTAAGTCCCTCACATGTAGTTTCCTTTTTGATTAGGCTTTAGCTAACTTTTCTTGTCTACAAATCTATAATGTCATTTTGATTATGAGGTTCATACCATAGAACGAAAattttttcatattaaattttttaaaaaaatttgggagATTATCCTTCGCACAAGACTTGAACAAGGTACATACTTAGATTCTTAATCGGTCATTCGGGGGTTTTTGTTCACTATGTCAATTCTTcgctaatattttatatttttaataaacagtCTAGTTATATCTCCAAAACCGAGTAAAATCAATCTGGCTCGATCAGTATCTCAAAGGGTATGGTGTACAAGTTGagctttaaacaaaaaataaaggaGTTTTTAAGATTAAAGAGTTTGATTACCGCTTACGCAACGAAACTATAAACAAAAACACGTAACACACTCCAGCCTTAAAgccttttgcaaaaaaaaaaaacacactccAGCCTCCGGTTCGAAGATAATATAGGTTCATAACCTTTTTTCCGTCAACAGATCCAGAACTTATTGGGTGAACAAAAatacttataaatatataaggCTAAATTTCcttaactattttttgtttatgtttattttttgtttttgtttcaaaaatagtaTCTAGAAGTCAGATATTACCAAAATGAGTTTAATTAAAAGATAACAATTATATCCTCATCTATCattttaactaattatttattaaataaataaaataaatgaataactaaaaatgcaaaataaaatatttaaaaaatctattttttttagaattttctccaattttgtttttttcaatttttttttttattttttttaagaaatgaattttctttaaaaaagttTAGGGAAAACTTTCTGAGTATGATATCTTCTTGAATTTGATTTTAGAAACTTTCCTGATCTTTCtgaatttgtaattttgttttacAAAGTTGAGAATGCTTTCATAAATGTCTAAATAGAATTATTTGAAAGTAACTTgtatgtatattaaaaaaattcttccCAAATTTGTATGtcatttttcttaatttgatATATGTTCATATTTAGAAAAGtattactcaatatataacatCTATCAAACATTACAAAgatgatttaaaatatatttaatatctttactagattttgacccgcgcttaaaagcgcgggttcttttattataacaaagtttgatataaattagtattttgtgattgttttatattattatgttacaaagtcGACTTATATAAAagaactaattttttaaaaaaaattatataattcatgaattaCTTTATTTGAAATTCTGTATAAATCTTATGTAATTCTCTCGTACGCATGGGTATTTTACATGGACCccaaaaaccaaaccaaaatcaacTCGAAAATACTGGTTCACGTTCACGTCGGGTCCAGAGAAATGTTTGTGTATATTAGatatatttgtgtattttggatatgtttttgatatacatatatttttaagtttttggtttgaatttgCGGGTATAGTTTTGGATTTCgagtaaaaattcaaattttaaaaatatatttttgggtaTTCAGATAcaattttgagtatttttttggTTCCTCGGTCAAATTTCGAGTACAGTTTTAGGTTTTTTgagtattttctgatttttcgggtatttgtttagattttggatatttttcgtGTTTCgagtatttttatgtttatcgaTTTTTATTTGAGTTCTAAATATCTGAACGGATCTATACCCGTTACGtacaaaaaataacatatattttataggtatttgaattatggAGTCGAAACCATCCATATCCGAAAGAAACCGATCCAAacccaaataattttttttctaaatacctAATTAGGTCCAAAAACTCCAGACCTAGCAAAATTCATTGAttcgttttataaaattttgggtggAAAATACTTTTCAGGTTTGATCAATAATGTTTAATAGGACATGGctcatttatatttcaaaaattgatttCGTAAAAAAATTTTGATCTAATGGAGGAGGATGGTATATATGACAATGACCCCTACATATTGAAATTTCGGTGccgtttatatgtatatatgttaaattgAAGGAAGTTGATTTAAGTAAAATAACATTTGAAAcatttcatatatgttgttatgATCTTATTAAAGTGGgtgagatttatttaaatgttAGAAGATATTATTTGGTTGCTATATAATAGGGGATagttattaatatttagttGTGTACAATAGGTTAGacttaaaaataaataggtGCAACAATcttgtataagtagattttgGAGGACTCCTTCGTATTGATAAAATTTAGATATCAAATTTATGATGTTCATCCAAAATCTTTTGGAAGATGTTCTACATATTTAAGAATactttattcaatatatatatatataatataaatctaataagatattcgtaaatatatatattcataaaaattgttatataaacatatttaagaatgtacgtatctatactattatttgcaaagtaaatttttggaatcgagttctcacgttaaaagttaaagcggttaatatctataatacccttaatgaattttctaaataattaattatataatcaaaaacgaattttaattaataatattaactttttggaaaataagataattcttatatattgtgttgttatcttaaaacatatttttcaattataaaatttaaaaataaactataaaaaaattataataaattcagtggttaaagtcaatgttatctttaataaattttaattaatctatactattatttgcgaagtaaatttttggagtcgagctctcacgttaaaagttagagcggttaatatctataatacccttaatgaattttatatataattaattatataaccaaaaacgaattttaattaataatattaactttttggaaaataagataattcttatatattgtgttgttatcttaaaacatatttttcaattataaaatttaaaaataaactataaaacaattataataaattcagtggttaaagtcaatgttatctttaataaattttaattaaacatatatatttaattagatttttgtcatatatatatatatatatatatgtttgatttaatttttttgaaaacataaataataagttattatgatagtttttgaattaataaaaaataaactaataaatatttgttaaacgattaagcccgcatatgcgggcaagacacctagtttcaaataaaatctacgaagatttttcaaaattttatgaaaatagtatatatatttatcaatattttcataaatttcatgaaaatattataattatcaaagtatttatatatggaAATTCATGAAAATATAATTCACATTCAGAAAAGTCTTAGTAAACTCAAATCTAGGAAGATATCATGCATACTAAAGGtcttcctaatttttttaaaagaaaaatcgtTTACTagacaaaaaaattttaaaaggttttgaaatttttttgaacttcttttaaaaatatgaaaatttcaagttttttccggaaaaaaaaattgattttctcggaaaacaaaaattttgacttttttttcaaaaataaaaatttgaaatttaaaaataaaaataaaaatattcattttttaaagtatttatttatttatagtatctttataaaataaatgtataaCTGTCATGTACTTTAATAAAACTGTTGGTTATATTAATCTTTGCATGCTATATTTgtaataaaaatctttttagtGTTATTCTAGATAatcatcaaaatattattaatgaaACAATGTACTGAGGTTATCGTTTAAAACCTTAACGAGGAAGCTACCTTTTTCAAACTAGTGTTAAGTTCCAAGCACAAAGACATACAAATCAGTCAACGACAATCTATTGAGAATCTAATGACTAGAAACCCAACAAATGTTTGTTGAAAAATCTACAAAACCCAACCCATCAACTATCAATTCCCACTTCCATTTACATAAAAAGAAAGGGTCAATTTCCTTTTTTCAAGAACCTTAGGTACTTGTGCCCCAAGCAAACAAAATTTatcaagtaaaaataaataatgggGAGAAAGATCCGAAGTTGGGAACTATGAAGCTGTAGTCAATATAAGTAAAGCAGTTTAATCAAGCTCCGCTCTGCTTTTACTTCTCTTCATCTTAGCCTTGAATCTCGACTTAACCATCAATGTCTCTACTGTGTTTATGAAGTTTCCAACGGCCATCACAACCAGAAGAATGCCACAGATCAACACCTGCCACAGCATTCATGTTATCATCAGAAAACcattgtgataaaaaaaaaagtatttaagaTAAGCTTGCTTGGAAATGAGTAACAAGACCAGCCAGGGAGTGAGTTTTCGATATCCATTAGTTAACTAGTGCCTCCATcacgttctttttttttatttttgtgtgggGTCAAACTGGTCCGTGAATAGACCAGTGAAGATAACGCAAAAAAGTGCTAGCAGAAAAGAGATTAATATACCTGCCACTCGGCGACTACCCCAGTTAACGCTGTCCTTAGTAACTGCAGACCAACGTATGCTTCAAAGCCCTGAGTTTTACCAAAAGTATAATACAAACACGTTAACATACAATAGGAAAAAACAACCTCATCTGACGCTTCCTTTGGATTGAGGGGAAGTAAGGACATCATAGATCTTTGTTTtacttagtatatatatatatatatatatatatatatcttcaaaGAGATATTTGAGTTCCATATATATCCTTATGGAAGTCAGTAGATACAATCACTAGTAACCACACAAGCTTGGTTTATGGTGCATGAAGCTTCAAGATGCTTTAAGCATACGTTCATAACCTCAATGCGAAACTGATTTCGCAAAAAAAAGGTGAAACGGTTACCTGTAAAGTGAACAAAAGAGGACATAACAGCCATAATTGCCCATCTACTCCAGCCGTTTCTCCCCATACAACGTCCATTCTCTTAGCCTGAAAATGACCAGCAATGAAATGTTTTTACAGCCAGGCGTACAGGGTTTGGAGCAGagataaatgtaaaatagaatGGCACCTTTCCAAGTGCAATGCGAGTGTATAATCGTTGGCGCTGATATCTATTTTGCAGAAGCATCGCAACACCTTGCATCATAGCCCATTGGAGGAAAAGACGGACTCCTTTCTGTCAAAGATTTTGAATGATCCATCAACATTTTGTACTTGGTAGACTTTACTCTGCATATATGATAATGATAGTAATCAATACCTGCTTCTGAACACAGTTTGGTTGACCTTTGATTTCCCAAGTGAGACTGACAAGGGCCATAGCCATGGCACAATAATGATGATAAAGCCACCTATAAAAAAAGCATACCAGCCCAGAGGATTAAGTCATTTCCAATCCACAGGAGGGTGGGTATGTATGTTAATCAGAATTAGCCAAAACTAACGAATCGCTTGAGCTAAAAATCATCAACACACCAATGCGTTCAGTAATATCCTGGAAATGATAAAAGGATCAGATTTCTACTTGGCAGCAAAAATAAGCCACTTGTTCAGCAGCATTCCCATATACATTTTAGAGGAATATTAAACAGCGGCTGCATTACATTTCCTATAGAAAAACTAACATCCATTCAATCCTTATGCCTCAAAAAGGCTTTTGCAGAGATCCAAAAAACAGAGGCAAAACACCCTAaagttaataataaaaaaaaaggagtgTCTGCAGCAGACAGAACCTAACTAACGGAAAGAGAGACTATCACCAAAAGATAAACGAACCCCACTTCCAAAGGAAGGAACATGAAAATGAACGTAGAACCTAAGATCAACATACAATATATCATAACATATCATGTGATCTCTAGCAATAGCATAGCAAATGCATCACCtagaataattaaaattttgacaGAGTGGATGATAAGGGATAAAAGCAATCATAAGAGTACCAGGAACGGATGTCACTCCCGTTGGCTCTCAATATGTTCTCTCGCATAGCCAAACCAGCATAAAGGAACAGAAGCCAAGCCTGATTGATAAAAAGGGAGATCACAATAAGTTGATACAAGAATCTAAAATCAAGGGGTAGAGAATACCTCGTAGAGCTGAACAGGGAAAGCAGGCAAACATCCACCCCAGACATAAGATCTCAGGGTCAAAAGTATTGCTgggaaaacaagaaaaagaagagcCGTCCTATCCTATTcccattataaaaaaacaaattcacgTTATGAAGAGACATGACAATGGAGAGGGGGAGTAAAAGCAAAAAAACACTAACTCTGTAGCTATTGTATTCTTCTTTGACTTTAAGCTGTATATCTTTCCTCGAGGCTCGAACATTGACAGGTCCCAAGAACATTCTTACAAAGCGTCCTGAAGAGAAAGGATCAAATCATTTACTACAAAACAGAAGtgaataagagagagagagagagagagagagagagagagagagagagagagaaaccttGAGGTTTGGAGGGGAGGAAGGAGGAAGAGTCCCCATCGGCAAGCATGCATCTAGCTCGTTGCAGATCCTCCTCCAGCTgcaaagattgaaactttttttatttacaagaTTCGATAGAGATCAAAAGGGGATGTGAAGAATAATGCCTTGTCGAAGAGCTTGGGATCGAGATGCTTGTCGGAGACGAGGGTGGAGTGTAGGCGGGTGATTGATGCCTCGACGGCGGAGGATCTCTTGCGGAGAGAGAGCTCTTCGTGGGATGAAGAAGCCACGAATGAGGTGGCTGAGTCGTGGAGGTCCTTCACCTGCTCCACGATACGTCTCACTTCTTCTTCAACCTCCATGGTCTCTGATGCGATCTGTCCGGACGAGGGAGGCAGAGTTGGAAAGGGAACGATTTTGTAGAGATGGCGGAACTAAAGGTTGGGGTTGATTTGATGTTTCTCAAATTGACGAGGTCCTTAGTTGCAATTATGGATCAAATCGCACGCATCTTTTGATTCTTTCTTCTTGCTCTTTCTAATAAACCTTAattcataataaaaaaacaaatgatactATTTCATGTCGGCATGATggcaaaagttaaaataaacGTTGAATAAAAGAAAGTTGATAATTTCTTGAGAAAGTTCATCATTTCAAGTTTATGTGAAAGTTGATATTTCTTGAGAAAGCTGAACATTTCAAGTTCATTCGAAAAAGTTGATCATTTCTtggtattttctaaatattgatGTTTCAGTTATTCCTAGAGTAACAGATTCATTCTTCAGCAATAAAATGTTATGAACCAAAATATTcataagaaaatataacaagtgtaagtttcgaaaaaaaaatatatatatatatatatatatatatataacaagtgTATATTTTCCAAGAAAGAAGATTCACTATTTCTAGAATCAACTGAAACAAAATTCAATTAAACTCATACCGCTATGAATGCACTGA is part of the Brassica rapa cultivar Chiifu-401-42 chromosome A09, CAAS_Brap_v3.01, whole genome shotgun sequence genome and harbors:
- the LOC103848628 gene encoding transmembrane protein 120 homolog, with product MEVEEEVRRIVEQVKDLHDSATSFVASSSHEELSLRKRSSAVEASITRLHSTLVSDKHLDPKLFDKLEEDLQRARCMLADGDSSSFLPSKPQGRFVRMFLGPVNVRASRKDIQLKVKEEYNSYRDRTALLFLVFPAILLTLRSYVWGGCLPAFPVQLYEAWLLFLYAGLAMRENILRANGSDIRSWWLYHHYCAMAMALVSLTWEIKGQPNCVQKQKGVRLFLQWAMMQGVAMLLQNRYQRQRLYTRIALGKAKRMDVVWGETAGVDGQLWLLCPLLFTLQGFEAYVGLQLLRTALTGVVAEWQVLICGILLVVMAVGNFINTVETLMVKSRFKAKMKRSKSRAELD